CCAGATTTCTTGAGGAGGCAGCTAATTTGACAAAAAGAAATAAAATCTTGTATTGGATTGCTACCATTTGGTTGGCATTGGGGATGCTCTCTACAGGAATTGTTCAGCTGCTCAAGCTGGAGGGGGAGGTTGACATGATGTCACACTTGGGATACCCTTCCTATTTCCTCACTATACTGGGTGTTTCGAAAATTTTAGGTGTGGCAGCTATACTGATTCCTAAATTTCCTTTGCTGAAAGAATGGGCATATGCAGGATTCTTCTTTACCATTGCGGGGGCGGTTATTTCGCACATGGCATTAGGTGATCCCATCGTCGATATTCTTCCTGTCATGTTGCTTTTCCTATTAACTGCAGCTTCGTGGTACTTTAGACCAGCGAATAGAAAAATTGCGTCTGCGAGTCCTCTATAATTCTTAATGGAT
The Xylanibacillus composti DNA segment above includes these coding regions:
- a CDS encoding DoxX family protein, yielding MTKRNKILYWIATIWLALGMLSTGIVQLLKLEGEVDMMSHLGYPSYFLTILGVSKILGVAAILIPKFPLLKEWAYAGFFFTIAGAVISHMALGDPIVDILPVMLLFLLTAASWYFRPANRKIASASPL